The sequence GAGCCGACGCTGGACAACTTTCTGTCGCGGCTGCGACATGAAATGGTCCAACGCCAGTTCTCGACAGGTGATGACCTCGGGGATCATTTCGCTTTAAGGTTCAGTCCGCGGCTTTCTACGCGGAGTTCATTCGTGCCGTCTGTTCGGTAAGCCAATAACGTGCGCATCCCGTCACGCAAGCCGGAAACCCTGTCATGCCCGACGGCGCCCAGCGTCAATAACGCCGTCGAAAGAGCGTCTGTTTCAGTCGCAGACGGGAGCACGACCGCCGCCAACAGAGCGTTTTGCGCCGGATAACCGGTTCTCGGATCAATCACGTGGCCGAAGGTTCTTCCCTCCACCACGAAGGATCGGCCATGCACGGCCGAAACCGACATCGCCTCATCCTTCAACGGCACCACGGCCAGCACGGACTCGCTCAGCGATTCCTGCGTGGCGTCTGCTTGCGACAATTCGGAGGCGGACACGGCTTCGGCTTCGGGCGATTGCACAGCGACCTTCCAGGCTTCGGCGTCGGGGGGCGAGCCTAAGGCGTGCACGGTGCTCGTGCCGCCATGGATCAACGCGCACGCAGCGCCGGCTTCGACGAGGATTTCCGCGGCGCATTCGACGGCGTAGCCTTTGCCGATGGCACCCAGGTCAAGCATCATTCCTTCGCGGAGAAAGCGGACGGTGAAATCCTCTTCGCAAAGCGCGATGTGATCCATCCCGACTCGCGCGCAAGCTT comes from Verrucomicrobiota bacterium and encodes:
- a CDS encoding FAD:protein FMN transferase — its product is MKTVAVARRAMATRFEILLHGDDMVRLRAAGEEALNEVERLEAHLSLYRPASDISRVNARASFEPVRIEPSLFRLLQHAQKLSRESGGAFDSTIAPLVRCWGFMGGTGQMPEEEEIKEACARVGMDHIALCEEDFTVRFLREGMMLDLGAIGKGYAVECAAEILVEAGAACALIHGGTSTVHALGSPPDAEAWKVAVQSPEAEAVSASELSQADATQESLSESVLAVVPLKDEAMSVSAVHGRSFVVEGRTFGHVIDPRTGYPAQNALLAAVVLPSATETDALSTALLTLGAVGHDRVSGLRDGMRTLLAYRTDGTNELRVESRGLNLKAK